In one Pseudomonas sp. Bout1 genomic region, the following are encoded:
- a CDS encoding glutamine synthetase family protein translates to MNAPFDQLSAWLKEHKITEVECVISDLTGIARGKISPTNKFLHERGMRLPESVLLQTVTGDFVDDDIYYDLLDPADIDMICRPVANATYVIPWAIEPTAIVIHDTFDKQGNPIELSPRNVLKKVLQLYTDQGWQPIVAPEMEFYLTQRCEDPDLPLKTPLGRSGRAESGRQSFSIDAANEFDPLFEDVYDWCEAQGLDLDTLIHEDGPAQMEINFRHGDALDLADQITVFKRTLREAALKHNVAATFMAKPVADEPGSAMHLHQSVVEIATGKQVFVDEHGNKSQLFLNHIGGLQKYIPKLLPMFAPNVNSFRRFLPDTSAPVNVEWGEENRTVGLRVPSSSPDAMRVENRLPGADANPYLAIAASLLCGYLGMIEKVEPSAPVEGRAYERRNLRLPITIEDALARMEECDTVKQYLGDKFVRGYVAVKRAEHENFKRVISSWEREFLLLSV, encoded by the coding sequence ATGAACGCCCCCTTCGATCAGCTGTCCGCCTGGCTGAAAGAACACAAGATTACCGAAGTCGAATGCGTGATCAGTGATTTGACTGGCATCGCACGCGGCAAGATTTCGCCCACCAACAAGTTCCTGCATGAGCGAGGCATGCGCCTGCCGGAAAGTGTGTTGCTGCAAACGGTAACCGGGGACTTTGTCGACGACGATATCTACTACGACCTGCTGGACCCGGCCGACATCGACATGATCTGCCGCCCGGTGGCCAACGCCACCTACGTCATACCATGGGCCATCGAGCCCACCGCGATCGTGATCCACGACACCTTCGACAAGCAGGGCAACCCCATCGAATTGTCGCCGCGCAACGTGCTGAAAAAGGTCCTGCAACTGTATACCGACCAAGGCTGGCAGCCGATTGTCGCGCCGGAAATGGAGTTCTACCTGACCCAGCGCTGCGAAGACCCGGACCTGCCGCTGAAGACCCCGCTGGGCCGTTCCGGCCGCGCGGAAAGTGGCCGCCAATCGTTCTCCATCGATGCCGCCAACGAATTCGACCCACTGTTCGAAGACGTCTACGACTGGTGCGAAGCCCAGGGCCTGGACCTCGACACACTGATCCATGAAGACGGCCCGGCGCAGATGGAAATCAACTTCCGCCACGGCGATGCCCTCGACCTCGCAGACCAGATCACGGTGTTCAAACGCACCTTGCGTGAGGCCGCGCTCAAGCACAACGTGGCCGCGACCTTCATGGCCAAACCCGTGGCCGACGAGCCCGGCAGCGCCATGCACCTGCACCAGAGCGTGGTGGAGATCGCCACCGGCAAGCAGGTGTTTGTGGATGAGCACGGCAACAAAAGCCAGTTGTTCCTCAACCACATTGGTGGCTTGCAGAAGTACATCCCCAAGCTGCTGCCGATGTTTGCGCCCAACGTGAACTCGTTTCGCCGCTTCCTGCCGGACACCTCGGCACCGGTCAACGTCGAGTGGGGCGAAGAAAACCGCACCGTCGGCCTGCGCGTACCGAGCTCCAGCCCCGACGCCATGCGTGTCGAAAACCGCCTGCCGGGCGCCGATGCCAACCCGTACCTGGCCATCGCCGCGAGCCTGCTGTGTGGCTACCTCGGCATGATCGAAAAGGTCGAGCCCAGCGCGCCGGTAGAAGGCCGTGCCTACGAGCGCCGCAATCTGCGCCTGCCAATCACCATCGAAGACGCCCTGGCACGCATGGAAGAGTGCGACACCGTCAAACAGTATTTGGGGGACAAGTTTGTGCGCGGCTACGTCGCGGTAAAGCGCGCCGAACACGAGAATTTCAAGCGGGTGATCAGCTCCTGGGAGCGTGAGTTCCTGCTGCTGAGTGTCTGA
- a CDS encoding helix-turn-helix domain-containing protein — protein MTQATALRVQAFTTGDVAAQCSATPGWVQQYQQMSPGHFAGQIRYLDLQGVEVYEEQMNTRVEQNFNAPPGSLAFCFDGSDNALYVLNGESRNTWITPENYREVAVVFGPQFVQRHGLDVANLEGLFMAPLNSLQNALFSRWLSGTLTRLSATFDPPSRDALTQQLLDDCLFILDNACVCLDQGSWQRRTEARIIMARIGEWAADRPDETVNLLELARIAGVPLRQLQHGFKTYTGMSPAQWLRLRRLNSARRELLNPPSVETTVAEVAMNWSFWHLGRFSNSYRALFQELPSETLKRHK, from the coding sequence ATGACACAGGCAACAGCTTTGCGCGTACAGGCCTTCACCACCGGTGATGTGGCCGCTCAATGCAGTGCGACACCCGGTTGGGTGCAGCAGTACCAGCAGATGTCCCCGGGGCATTTTGCCGGGCAGATTCGCTACCTCGACCTGCAAGGCGTGGAGGTATACGAAGAGCAGATGAACACCCGGGTGGAGCAAAATTTCAACGCGCCGCCGGGCTCGCTGGCGTTCTGTTTTGATGGCAGCGACAACGCGCTGTATGTGCTCAATGGCGAGAGCCGCAACACTTGGATCACCCCGGAAAACTACCGCGAAGTGGCGGTGGTGTTCGGTCCGCAGTTCGTGCAGCGCCATGGGCTGGATGTAGCGAACCTGGAGGGGTTGTTCATGGCCCCGCTCAACTCCCTGCAAAACGCGTTGTTCAGCCGCTGGCTCAGCGGCACGCTGACACGGCTGTCGGCGACGTTCGACCCGCCCAGTCGTGATGCCCTCACCCAGCAGCTGCTGGACGATTGCCTGTTCATCCTCGACAACGCGTGCGTGTGTCTGGACCAGGGTTCATGGCAACGGCGTACCGAGGCGCGAATCATCATGGCGCGCATTGGCGAATGGGCAGCGGATAGGCCGGATGAAACCGTCAACCTGCTGGAACTGGCGCGCATTGCCGGGGTGCCGTTGCGCCAGTTGCAGCATGGGTTCAAGACGTATACCGGAATGAGCCCGGCGCAGTGGTTGAGGCTGCGCCGGTTGAACAGTGCACGGCGCGAGTTGTTGAATCCGCCGTCAGTGGAAACCACCGTGGCCGAGGTGGCGATGAACTGGTCGTTCTGGCATCTGGGACGGTTTTCCAACAGTTATCGGGCGTTGTTTCAGGAGTTGCCGAGCGAGACCCTCAAACGCCACAAATAA
- a CDS encoding TonB-dependent siderophore receptor, whose translation MVLRLRPAVRSHFALGLLLSAGIGSSQAADIELPQVKVQGQDESGYNSDTASVGGFNEAPLLDTPASIAVFNESLIKDQQARLLSEVLRNDASVGDSYAPVGYYENFVVRGFSLNAASSYKINGRTITGEQNVPLENKQRVELLKGLSGMQSGISEPSGVINYVTKRPEDVRSVTVSTDDRGSGYLATDVGGWFGSEQQFGLRANVAHEDLNSYVEHANGHRDFLSLAFDWNISPDAVLQLDAEYQNKQQRSVPGYQLLGGTEVPHNASPKKLLGHQSGANQVGIDSLNLNGKFEYRFSDQWKGSVSAARSKVVIDDYSSFAWGGDTAGNGNYFSPEGDYGIYDFRSPDDTRRDDEIQAAMTGLFNTGGLGHELTFGTSAFRRIVDNREPINEWVGTGNINQEPENFPRYEGELNPSHRRLDSRQYGLFLTDTLSFNEQWQAVLGGREVRLDERAYDTNGDEARHTQQYVFLPQAALIYKPIENLSLYTSYSKGLSLGGTAPWYALNNLDTLAPTVSRQIEAGVKYDWHRISFAAAIFQTRQAYQYAKPDDGGDYTYVQQGDQKNTGLELSANGWATQRLQIAASVAAIRARVTGSGTPDYEGHQAINVPKLRASVYADYALPWVDGLALLGGVQYSASKYANRTGDVEVGDYAIVNVGSRYTTRLDGYETVLRLSVDNLFDKRYWRDTGEYLGDDYLFQGAPLTARLSATVNF comes from the coding sequence ATGGTTTTGCGTCTTCGCCCCGCTGTTCGTTCACATTTCGCCCTTGGCTTGTTACTCAGCGCAGGTATTGGTAGCAGCCAGGCGGCTGACATTGAATTGCCGCAGGTGAAGGTCCAGGGCCAGGATGAGTCCGGCTATAACAGCGATACCGCCTCAGTGGGCGGGTTCAATGAGGCGCCGTTGCTTGATACACCGGCCTCGATCGCGGTGTTCAACGAGTCGCTGATCAAGGACCAACAGGCTCGCTTGCTCAGCGAGGTGCTGCGTAATGACGCCTCGGTGGGCGACAGCTACGCGCCTGTCGGCTACTACGAAAACTTCGTGGTACGCGGCTTCTCGCTGAATGCCGCCAGCAGCTACAAGATCAACGGCCGCACCATCACCGGCGAGCAGAACGTACCCCTGGAAAACAAGCAACGCGTGGAGTTGCTCAAGGGCTTGTCGGGTATGCAAAGCGGGATTTCCGAACCCAGCGGCGTGATCAATTACGTGACCAAGCGCCCGGAGGATGTGCGCTCGGTGACGGTGTCCACCGATGATCGCGGCAGCGGTTACCTGGCTACCGATGTAGGCGGTTGGTTTGGCAGCGAGCAACAGTTCGGCCTGCGAGCCAACGTGGCCCATGAAGACCTCAATTCCTATGTCGAACATGCCAACGGCCACCGGGATTTCCTGTCCCTGGCGTTCGACTGGAACATCAGCCCCGATGCGGTTTTACAGTTGGATGCCGAGTATCAGAACAAGCAGCAGCGCTCGGTGCCGGGTTACCAGTTGTTGGGCGGGACCGAAGTGCCGCACAACGCATCGCCAAAAAAACTGCTGGGGCACCAGAGCGGCGCGAACCAGGTGGGCATTGATTCGCTGAACCTCAATGGCAAGTTTGAATACCGCTTCAGTGACCAGTGGAAAGGCAGCGTGAGCGCAGCGCGCAGCAAGGTGGTGATTGATGATTACAGTTCGTTTGCGTGGGGTGGCGACACTGCCGGCAACGGTAATTACTTCAGCCCGGAAGGCGACTACGGCATCTACGACTTCCGCAGCCCGGATGACACCCGCCGCGATGATGAAATCCAGGCCGCGATGACCGGGTTATTCAACACCGGTGGGCTGGGGCATGAGCTGACCTTTGGCACCAGCGCGTTCCGCCGAATCGTGGACAACCGTGAGCCAATCAATGAATGGGTCGGCACGGGCAACATCAACCAGGAACCGGAAAATTTCCCACGCTACGAGGGCGAACTCAATCCCAGCCACCGTCGCCTGGATAGCCGCCAATACGGCCTGTTCCTGACTGACACCCTAAGCTTCAACGAACAATGGCAGGCCGTGCTGGGTGGCCGTGAAGTACGCCTGGACGAGCGCGCCTACGATACCAACGGCGATGAAGCGCGCCATACCCAGCAATACGTGTTCCTGCCCCAGGCTGCGCTGATCTACAAGCCGATCGAAAACCTGTCGCTGTACACCAGCTACAGCAAAGGCCTGTCCTTGGGCGGCACGGCCCCGTGGTATGCCCTTAACAACCTTGACACCCTCGCCCCCACTGTCTCCCGCCAGATCGAAGCCGGCGTCAAATACGACTGGCACCGCATCAGCTTTGCCGCCGCGATCTTCCAGACGCGCCAAGCCTATCAATACGCCAAGCCGGATGACGGCGGCGACTACACCTACGTACAACAAGGCGACCAGAAAAACACCGGCCTGGAACTGTCTGCCAATGGCTGGGCCACCCAGCGCTTGCAGATTGCTGCCAGCGTCGCGGCGATTCGCGCACGGGTGACGGGCAGCGGCACTCCGGACTACGAAGGCCATCAGGCGATCAACGTGCCGAAGCTTCGCGCGAGTGTGTATGCCGACTACGCCCTGCCCTGGGTCGATGGCCTGGCGTTGCTGGGCGGCGTGCAATACAGCGCCAGCAAGTACGCCAATCGCACGGGGGACGTGGAGGTGGGCGACTACGCGATCGTCAATGTCGGCAGCCGCTACACCACCAGGCTCGATGGCTATGAAACGGTGTTGCGCCTGAGCGTCGACAACCTGTTCGACAAGCGTTACTGGCGCGACACCGGCGAATACCTGGGCGATGACTACCTGTTCCAGGGCGCACCGTTGACCGCACGCTTGAGTGCAACGGTTAACTTCTAG
- a CDS encoding carboxymuconolactone decarboxylase family protein, with amino-acid sequence MQTRTDFYTASPDAMKAMLALEAAVGKLSIELPLLELVRLRVSQINGCAFCLDMHTADARKGGETERRLYTVSAWRETPFFTPRERAALAWAESLTLVSQTHAPDEDFTELAAHFSAQEQVDLSVAIATINSWNRLAVGFRKMPK; translated from the coding sequence ATGCAAACCCGTACCGACTTCTACACCGCCTCCCCTGACGCCATGAAAGCCATGCTCGCCCTGGAGGCCGCCGTCGGCAAACTGTCCATCGAACTGCCCCTGCTGGAACTGGTGCGCCTGCGCGTATCGCAGATCAACGGCTGCGCCTTCTGCCTCGACATGCACACCGCCGACGCCCGCAAGGGTGGCGAGACCGAGCGCCGCCTGTACACCGTGTCGGCCTGGCGTGAAACGCCGTTCTTCACCCCGCGTGAGCGCGCTGCGCTGGCCTGGGCTGAAAGCCTGACACTGGTCAGCCAGACGCACGCGCCGGATGAAGATTTCACCGAACTGGCCGCGCATTTCAGCGCCCAGGAGCAAGTCGACCTGAGCGTGGCGATTGCCACCATCAACAGTTGGAACCGTTTGGCAGTGGGATTTCGCAAGATGCCTAAGTAA
- a CDS encoding catalase family peroxidase: protein MKKPHRLIFPLAAVTLALGTWGYHAGWLAWALSPSPTAAQIVDEMEAASGGAHPGFRRNHAKGLCITGRFEGSGSAVEISSAVVLQRGSVPVIGRLSAAGGDPAQADAHGMIRSMALSLTGTDGQTWYTAMNSVPVFPVNTPEGLYEQLRASMPEYGASGPDPQKMHAFKKAHPEIQPFEAWLADHPASSGFDNTAFYSVNAFRMTDAQGQVRFVRWSMVPQTPYTSMTAQEASDPDFLAFGFANRVARSPARWHLMITLAGPGDSTTDATLRWPEEQRRQIDAGVLVIDRQQPQIDGACRDIDFNPLELPAGIEPSDDPLLLAREAAYAESHKRRVEEQAGH from the coding sequence ATGAAAAAGCCCCATCGTCTGATTTTCCCCCTTGCAGCTGTCACCCTTGCCCTCGGTACCTGGGGTTATCACGCGGGTTGGCTGGCCTGGGCACTTTCCCCGTCCCCTACTGCGGCACAAATCGTCGATGAGATGGAAGCGGCCTCCGGTGGGGCTCATCCAGGATTTCGGCGCAACCACGCCAAGGGCCTGTGCATCACGGGCAGGTTTGAAGGCAGTGGTAGTGCTGTAGAAATCTCCAGCGCCGTGGTGTTACAGCGCGGCAGCGTGCCGGTAATCGGCCGGTTGTCGGCGGCCGGTGGCGACCCGGCCCAGGCCGATGCCCACGGCATGATCCGCAGCATGGCCTTGAGCCTCACCGGCACCGATGGCCAAACCTGGTACACCGCGATGAATTCGGTGCCAGTGTTCCCGGTCAACACGCCCGAGGGTCTCTATGAACAACTGCGGGCCTCGATGCCGGAGTACGGCGCCAGCGGCCCCGACCCGCAGAAAATGCACGCGTTCAAAAAGGCGCATCCCGAGATTCAACCATTCGAAGCCTGGCTGGCAGACCATCCAGCATCATCCGGGTTCGACAACACCGCGTTCTATAGCGTGAATGCGTTTCGCATGACCGATGCCCAGGGCCAGGTGCGGTTTGTGCGCTGGAGCATGGTGCCGCAGACGCCTTACACATCAATGACTGCGCAAGAGGCCAGTGACCCGGATTTTCTCGCGTTTGGTTTTGCCAACCGAGTGGCGCGGTCGCCAGCGCGCTGGCACCTCATGATCACCCTGGCCGGGCCCGGGGATTCCACCACCGACGCCACCCTGCGTTGGCCCGAAGAACAGCGACGGCAGATCGACGCGGGCGTGTTGGTGATCGACCGGCAACAACCGCAGATCGACGGTGCCTGCCGTGACATCGACTTTAATCCCCTGGAACTGCCCGCCGGGATCGAACCGTCCGATGACCCGCTGCTGCTGGCACGCGAAGCCGCGTATGCCGAGTCCCACAAGCGCCGCGTCGAGGAACAGGCCGGGCACTGA
- a CDS encoding anti-sigma factor, whose product MVADDALLMAYVDGELSPQQNQELERLMDASPDLAQRVSQLMASCLPYEEAFARQKLPPVPESLKLNIAALAAQHSAAQHAAPVSAPSTVRKDSVFARLFGQYRPKFAWTALTFAAGAACYALVLQVGVLNGVVKPGFDAAAPAVAQTLPWVQQAAAYQHLYTRETVDYGAQPTDVVTKTLADIREVDGLALRVPDLSSAGLTFKRVQRLRFNNKALIQLVYLPENGAPVALCVMKEPKPDQSLAQQSVAQMNVVTWRQSELGYALIGEPEGVDLKAVARLVADRTAGQLFAVSRAPLWVADIQK is encoded by the coding sequence ATGGTAGCGGACGATGCCCTGCTCATGGCCTATGTTGACGGCGAACTGTCGCCGCAACAGAACCAGGAGCTTGAGCGGCTTATGGACGCTTCGCCGGATTTGGCCCAGCGCGTCTCCCAGTTGATGGCTTCCTGCCTGCCGTATGAGGAAGCGTTTGCCCGGCAAAAGTTGCCGCCGGTACCCGAGAGCCTCAAGCTCAATATTGCAGCATTGGCGGCACAGCATTCGGCTGCCCAGCATGCGGCGCCGGTATCTGCACCCTCGACTGTTAGAAAAGACAGCGTTTTTGCCCGCTTGTTCGGCCAGTACCGACCTAAATTTGCATGGACAGCCCTGACCTTCGCCGCCGGCGCCGCCTGTTATGCGTTGGTGCTGCAAGTTGGCGTACTCAACGGCGTGGTCAAACCCGGGTTTGACGCCGCTGCGCCTGCCGTTGCCCAGACTTTACCCTGGGTGCAGCAAGCCGCTGCTTATCAGCATTTGTACACCCGTGAAACCGTGGATTACGGCGCGCAGCCTACCGATGTGGTGACCAAGACCCTGGCCGATATTCGCGAGGTCGATGGCCTGGCCCTGCGCGTGCCGGACCTGAGTTCCGCCGGGCTGACCTTCAAGCGCGTGCAGCGTTTGCGCTTTAACAATAAGGCGCTGATCCAGCTGGTCTACTTGCCCGAAAACGGTGCGCCGGTAGCCTTGTGCGTAATGAAAGAGCCCAAGCCGGACCAGTCCCTGGCCCAACAAAGCGTGGCACAAATGAACGTTGTTACCTGGCGCCAGTCTGAGCTGGGCTACGCGCTGATCGGCGAGCCCGAAGGCGTGGACCTCAAGGCCGTTGCCCGGCTTGTCGCGGACCGTACGGCCGGACAATTGTTCGCTGTTTCCCGCGCACCATTGTGGGTCGCTGATATCCAGAAATGA